The DNA region GACGTCGACTGACGAGCCCGTCAGCCAGACGGCCGAACCCGTCTTCCGGGCGGCCGACTGGGCCGAACGCGAGAACTTCGACCTCGTCGGCATCGACTACGAGGGTCACCCGGACCCACGACGGATTCTCCTGCCCGAGACCTGGCAAGGACACCCGCTCTCGAACGACTACAACCAGGAGAAACCGCAGGTCGTGACGCTTTCGGAACACGCCAACCCGCTCCAGCCCGACCACCACGACTCGGACACGGACACGATGTTCCTGAACGTCGGGCCTCACCACCCGGCGACCCACGGCGTGTTGCACGTCAAGACCGTCCTCGACGGCGAGACGGTCGTCGACGTCGACCCCGACATCGGTTACCTCCACCGCTGTGAGGAGCAGATGTGCCAGCAGGGAACGTACCGCCACCAAATCATGCCCTACCCCGACCGCTGGGACTACGTCTCGGCCGGCCTGCTCAACGAGTGGGCCTACGCCCGGGCCGTCGAGGACCTCGCGGACATCGAGGTCCCCGAGTACGCCCAGGTCATCCGGACGATGGGCGCAGAACTGTGCCGGATCGCCGCGCACATGCTGGCACTCGGCACCTTCGCGCTGGACGTCTTCGGCGACTTCACCGCCGTCTTCCAGTACGCCTTCCGCGACCGCGAGGTCGTCCAGGACATCTTAGAGGACCTCACGGGCCAGCGGCTCATGTTCAACTACTTCCGCCTGGGCGGCGTCGCCTGGGACCTGCCCGAACCCCGCGAGGAGTTCTTCGAAAAGACGCGGGACTTCCTCGACGACCTCCCCCAGAAGGTCTCGGAGTACGAGGACCTGATCGTCACCAACGAGATTTTCCAGATCCGCTGCGTCGACACCGGTATCCTCGAGCCAGAGGTCGCCAAATCCTACGGCGCGACCGGTCCGACCGCTCGCGGCTCCGGAGTCGACATCGACCTCCGGCGGGACGACCCCTACGGCTACTACGAGAACCTCGAGTGGAACGTCATCACCGAGGACGGGATGGACAACTACTCGCGCGTGCTCGTGCGCATGCAGGAAGTCGAGGAGAGCGCGAAGATCATCGAACAGTGTGTCGACATACTCGAGGACTGGCCCGAGGACGACCGGGAGATCCAGAGCAACGTCCCCCGGACGCTCAAGCCGCCGGCGGACACGGAAGTCTACCGTGGCGTCGAGGCGGCCAAGGGTGAACTCGGCATCTACATCCGTTCGGACGGAACGGACAAGCCTGGCCGCTTCAAGATCCGCAGTCCGTGTTTCCACAACCTCTCGGCGCTGCCCGAGATGACTCGCGGCGAGTACATCCCGGACCTGATCGCCTCGCTCGGGAGCCTCGACATCGTGCTCGGGGAGGTGGATCGATGACCGCGGCGGGCCTGACACCGATCCAGAGCGACAGCGGCGCCTTGCTCCCCGAACGGCTCGGGGACCTGACCGGGCTCAACAACCTCGGATTCGGCGGCGAATTGATCGCGACGTTACTCGCGGCGGCCCTCGTCGGCACACTGATGCTGACGATGACCGCCGTCGCCGGTCCGTGGGCGAAACGAAAGATCACGGCCGCGTTCACCGACCGAATCGCGGTCAACCGAATCGGTCCGTTCGGCCTGTTGATCATCGTCGCCGACGCCGTTCGACTGCTCTCGAAGGAACTCATCGTCCCCGAGAACGCCGACCGACCCGCCTACGACCTCGCGCCGATCGTCATCGCCGCCTCCGCGCTGCTCGGGTTCGCCGTCATCCCGATGGGGTCCGGCATCCACCTCGCGGACCCCGAGGTCGGGCTGGCGTACGTCTTCGCCGTCGCCGGCATCGCCAGCGTCGGCCTCGTGATGGCCGGCTACGCCTCCGCGAACAAGTACTCGATGCTCGGCGGCCTGCGCGCGGTCGCCCAGAACGTGGCCTACGAGATTCCGCTCGTCGTCACGGGGATGTCCGTCGTCATCTTCGCCGGCACCCTGCAGATGAGCGAGATCGTGGCCGCACAGGCCGAGACGCTGGTCAGCCTCGGCGGCCTCGACATCCCGATGTGGTACGCGTTCGTCAACCCGTTCGCGTTCGTCCTCTTCCTCGTAGCGAACGTGGCAGAGGTCGGCCGTAACCCGTTCGACACGCCCGAAGCGCCGACCGAACTCGTCGCTGGCTACCAGACCGAGTACTCGAGCGTCTACTTCGTCCTGATCTACCTCGGGGAGTTCATCCACATCTTCCTCGGTGGGGCGATCATCGCGACGATCTTCCTCGGTGGCCCGGCCGGCCCGGTGCTGCCGGGCATCGTCTGGTTCACCATCAAGATCTGGGGCGTCTTCCTGTTCACCCAGTGGCTCCGCTCGGCGCTTCCGCGCGTCAGAATCGATCAGCTCATCGAGATCGGCTGGAAGGGGATGCTCGTGCTCGCCTTCGCCAACCTGGTGTTCACGGCGATCATCGTGGGTCTCCTCGAGACCGATCTCGCCCTCGCGATGGTGATCTTCCCATGATCGGACTCCTCAAATCCATGGCCACGACGATGAAACACGCACTGGACGGCAACACCTTCACGGTGGAGTACCCCGAGACGACGCCAGACGTTTCGCCGCGGTTCCGCGGCGTCCACAAGTTCAGCCAGGAGCGGTGCATCTGGTGTCGCCAGTGTGAGAACGTCTGCCCGAACGACACGATCCAGATCGTCACGGACGCCCAGCGAAACGGCGAACAGTACAACCTCCACATCGGCCAGTGCGTCTACTGCCGACTCTGTGAGGAGGTC from Natronosalvus rutilus includes:
- a CDS encoding complex I subunit 1/NuoH family protein, yielding MTAAGLTPIQSDSGALLPERLGDLTGLNNLGFGGELIATLLAAALVGTLMLTMTAVAGPWAKRKITAAFTDRIAVNRIGPFGLLIIVADAVRLLSKELIVPENADRPAYDLAPIVIAASALLGFAVIPMGSGIHLADPEVGLAYVFAVAGIASVGLVMAGYASANKYSMLGGLRAVAQNVAYEIPLVVTGMSVVIFAGTLQMSEIVAAQAETLVSLGGLDIPMWYAFVNPFAFVLFLVANVAEVGRNPFDTPEAPTELVAGYQTEYSSVYFVLIYLGEFIHIFLGGAIIATIFLGGPAGPVLPGIVWFTIKIWGVFLFTQWLRSALPRVRIDQLIEIGWKGMLVLAFANLVFTAIIVGLLETDLALAMVIFP
- a CDS encoding NADH-quinone oxidoreductase subunit D yields the protein MSTGLEPRGGLEVTEDELEALIGDRALARDDHMNAPGFVIRPDAVQDVLFDLRDEAGFDYLSCVTAQQYADRYESIYHLKKYDDPTQEVSVVVPTSTDEPVSQTAEPVFRAADWAERENFDLVGIDYEGHPDPRRILLPETWQGHPLSNDYNQEKPQVVTLSEHANPLQPDHHDSDTDTMFLNVGPHHPATHGVLHVKTVLDGETVVDVDPDIGYLHRCEEQMCQQGTYRHQIMPYPDRWDYVSAGLLNEWAYARAVEDLADIEVPEYAQVIRTMGAELCRIAAHMLALGTFALDVFGDFTAVFQYAFRDREVVQDILEDLTGQRLMFNYFRLGGVAWDLPEPREEFFEKTRDFLDDLPQKVSEYEDLIVTNEIFQIRCVDTGILEPEVAKSYGATGPTARGSGVDIDLRRDDPYGYYENLEWNVITEDGMDNYSRVLVRMQEVEESAKIIEQCVDILEDWPEDDREIQSNVPRTLKPPADTEVYRGVEAAKGELGIYIRSDGTDKPGRFKIRSPCFHNLSALPEMTRGEYIPDLIASLGSLDIVLGEVDR
- a CDS encoding NuoI/complex I 23 kDa subunit family protein, which codes for MIGLLKSMATTMKHALDGNTFTVEYPETTPDVSPRFRGVHKFSQERCIWCRQCENVCPNDTIQIVTDAQRNGEQYNLHIGQCVYCRLCEEVCPVDAILLTQNFEFTGDTKHDLVYNKEQLKAVPWYKDIDPLESREPDRGGWIGEGEGEVDYQ